The Desulfovulcanus ferrireducens genomic sequence TCTACTCATTTTTTTCCTGGTTACTACAAGTTTTGTCAAAGAGGCCGGGGTGGATGTGCAAAGACCCACAGCCAGGTCAGCCATAACAAAGGAAAAAGTTAATATGGTTATAGGCGTGACCAAGGATGGACTGATTTTCATCTCAGGAAAAACAGTGGATATTCGGTCGGTGCGGGGACACGTGGAAAGGTTTCTGGCAGAAAATCCAGAGGCTTCGGTAGTTGTGGTTGCGGATAAGGCCAGCCAGACCGGTACGGTGATTCGGGTTTTGGATGCGTGCCGTCTGGCCGGAGCCAAAAATATCAGTATTGCTGCCCAAAAGCCCAATGGATGAACCTATGTCTCGTAAAGCATGGTTCTTGAGTTTTGCTATAGCTTTTGTCTTCAATCTAGTTGTTTTTTTATCCATCCCATATTTGTCTTCCAAGGGCTCAGTAACAACAAACAGAGAGTTTTCCGAACCGATTATTTTGAGCACGTACAGGCCGGGGCAGCCAGAGTCCCATCACCAAAAACGTGATGTACCTAAACCAAACCTGCCTAAAAAGGTGCCGGAGACTGCTTTCTCTCAAAGAAAAGAAGTGGGGCAGATCAAACCAGATTTAGGCTGTCTTTTGCCAGAAAAGCAATTTTCGCTTCAAGCCAAACTAAAAACAGATATTGAGATTTCGTCGTCCGGCGTAACCAATCCGTCACCAGGGTTGCCATCCAGCCCCGGCGAATTTGAGCTTGGCGAGGTAGATCAAGCCCCGAAGCTCATCAATAAGGTGAAGCCCATCTATCCTTTTATTGCCCGGCGTAGAAATATCACCGGAAAGGTGGTGGTCAGGTTTCTAGTCGATGAACACGGTTATGTGAGAAAAATAACCATTGAGGAAGCCAGGCCCAAAGGGGTGTTTGAGCAGAGTGTCCTCATGGCCCTTAAAAAATGGCGCTTTGCGCCTGGCAGATACCAGGGGAAGCCTGTACCTACGTGGATACGATTGCCTATACAATTTAACCTTGCTCAGTGAGGTTGAGAAGTTGGTGAGATTAGCTGGAGTTTCGGAGTGAGAAAGATTGAAAACATGCGCTTAGTGTTTGTTTTACTTCTTTTAACCGAACTTTTGTTCTTCTTTAATTTGTCAGCCTGGGCAGGGCGGCCTCGCTCTGAAATCCCCTGGGCAGTGCAGAAGACCCTGTACTTATCACAAAAGGCCATAGAGCAGAAAGATTATGCTCAGGCCAGGAAATTTCTTTTGGATTATGTTCAAAAATATCCGGAAAAGCCCCATGCAATGATTTACTATCTCCTGGGCAACACGTGGTATTTGAGCCATGACCTTCAAAACGCCTATGATGCCTATAAAACAGGTATTGCCCTTGACCCCGATTGTTTTGCTCTGTGTCAAAATTTTGCTCAGGCAGCATATGAATTGGGAAAATACAGGGAAGCCGGTAAATTTTTTGAACAGGCTTTTAGCCTGGCAGACAAACCGGACGGGGAATTACTCTATAACGCGGCTTTATCCTGGTATCAGGCCAAAGCCTACCATAAGGCGGTTCAGTCGCTGGAACGTCTGTTTACCAGGAGTGCTGATAAGGTCCAAAAAGATTGGGTAGAGTTGTATGTATATGTGTTACTTGAACTTAAAAAATTCAAGAAAGCCGAGAACGCTATCTTAAGGCGCCTTGCCCATAACCCTACAACAAGTGAGTTCTGGAAACTTCTGGCTTATACTGCACTTCAGAAACAAGACTATCCACAGGCAGTTAGCGCCCTTGAGGTTGCTTACAAGCTTGAGCCTCCAACATCAAAAGAATGGCTGGAACTGGCCAATATCTATTCATATCTAAATCTTCCATTAAACGCTGCCAAGGCTTTAGAAAAGGCGTACGGGAGCTCTCCCGATCCCAAGAAATGCGACGAACTGGCTAAAGAATTTGCCCTGGCCCGGCGTTTGGATAAAGCCATTCATTACCTGGACCTTGCCCTGCAAAAAGAACCCACGAGCCAACGCTATCTGGAAAAAGGCAAAATCTATTACAGATTCGGTAAATGTGCCGAGGCGGCCAGAGAGTTTCAGAAGGCTTTAAGTATAGAACCAGAAAACGGACTTGCACATTTCATGTTGGGAGTATGCGCCATGGAGTTGGAAAATTTCTCCATGGCGAAGAATGCTTTTTTAGAGGCATCCAAAGATAGACGTTACAAAGAGCAGGCCAGGAGTTTTCTTGCGGCATTAAAGGATTAAGAAACGTGTAGTAAAACACAATTTTCACTTGCTCAAAACATGCTTGCTAGGGATAACACAGATAAATTCCCCGGAGAAAACCTGCTCTGCATCCTTTTCTACATCTACAAAAACGGTTATTTTTTTTCCTTCGGTTTTCTCCACTTTGGCCTTGGCCAGTAATACATCGCCTGTTTGCACTGGTTTCAAGAACTTTACTTTTGCCCCGGCCAGGACAACATTGGGATGATTGACTGCAAGCATTGCGGCGTAATCAGCCAGTCCAAAAACAGTTCCGCCATGGGTAAGACCATATTCATCGGCAGCCATTTCTTTGGTCACAGTTAACTCAACCCTGGCTGAACCGTCTGCAAGCTCTATGGGGCGACCCCATAATATTGGGTTGATTTTTAAATGGGTCTTTTGTTCCACGTTTTTATACCTCCAGCATTTCTCTGTGCTGTTTCCGATGCAGCAAGACTTTTTTAGTTACATCTTCCCTATGGTCTTTAGTTTTTTTTGACCTGGGCATTTCCGTGAGATCTTTGTTTATCAAGAGACAAGCATCATTGTTGTCTATTTAACGCTAAATGATTTTTTGCTGCTACGTCAATAACGTAGAGGCTTTAGTCCTTTACGGAAATCTTGGCCTGCAGCCCATTTTTTTACTGGCATTGCCAGATCATAGGCCAGGGCATTTAAGATGACGTACAGGGGTGA encodes the following:
- a CDS encoding ExbD/TolR family protein, coding for MNNFRYKNSRCSRTVEINMAPLIDMVFILLIFFLVTTSFVKEAGVDVQRPTARSAITKEKVNMVIGVTKDGLIFISGKTVDIRSVRGHVERFLAENPEASVVVVADKASQTGTVIRVLDACRLAGAKNISIAAQKPNG
- a CDS encoding energy transducer TonB, with translation MSRKAWFLSFAIAFVFNLVVFLSIPYLSSKGSVTTNREFSEPIILSTYRPGQPESHHQKRDVPKPNLPKKVPETAFSQRKEVGQIKPDLGCLLPEKQFSLQAKLKTDIEISSSGVTNPSPGLPSSPGEFELGEVDQAPKLINKVKPIYPFIARRRNITGKVVVRFLVDEHGYVRKITIEEARPKGVFEQSVLMALKKWRFAPGRYQGKPVPTWIRLPIQFNLAQ
- a CDS encoding tetratricopeptide repeat protein; translation: MRKIENMRLVFVLLLLTELLFFFNLSAWAGRPRSEIPWAVQKTLYLSQKAIEQKDYAQARKFLLDYVQKYPEKPHAMIYYLLGNTWYLSHDLQNAYDAYKTGIALDPDCFALCQNFAQAAYELGKYREAGKFFEQAFSLADKPDGELLYNAALSWYQAKAYHKAVQSLERLFTRSADKVQKDWVELYVYVLLELKKFKKAENAILRRLAHNPTTSEFWKLLAYTALQKQDYPQAVSALEVAYKLEPPTSKEWLELANIYSYLNLPLNAAKALEKAYGSSPDPKKCDELAKEFALARRLDKAIHYLDLALQKEPTSQRYLEKGKIYYRFGKCAEAAREFQKALSIEPENGLAHFMLGVCAMELENFSMAKNAFLEASKDRRYKEQARSFLAALKD
- a CDS encoding PaaI family thioesterase translates to MEQKTHLKINPILWGRPIELADGSARVELTVTKEMAADEYGLTHGGTVFGLADYAAMLAVNHPNVVLAGAKVKFLKPVQTGDVLLAKAKVEKTEGKKITVFVDVEKDAEQVFSGEFICVIPSKHVLSK